From Salvia splendens isolate huo1 chromosome 16, SspV2, whole genome shotgun sequence, a single genomic window includes:
- the LOC121770933 gene encoding solute carrier family 25 member 44-like isoform X3, translating into MQVAGSDISRMNGLSVFRHIIRSDGIPGIFRGFATSAIGSLPGRVLALTSLEMSKDMTLKYTKGLDMPEATRIGIANGVAGMVSNLLSCVYFVPLDVVCQRLMVQGVPGTTICKGPFDVVRKVIRAEGFRGLYRGFGLTATYQSPASALWWGSYGSAQHMIWRSLGYTDDMEKKPSHVELVSVQATAGMVAGACSSLITTPIDTVKTRLQVIDNYGVGRPSIMKTARALLKEDGWIGFYRGFGPRFLNMSFYGTTMIVTYELIKRLSVKQD; encoded by the exons ATGCAAGTAGCTGGATCAGACATATCTAGGATGAATGGACTATCTGTTTTCAGGCACATTATCAGGAGTGATGGCATTCCTGGTATTTTCAGAGGCTTTGCCACATCGGCCATTGGATCATTGCCAGGTCGAGTGCTGGCTTTAACTTCGCTCGAAATGTCAAAGGATATGACCCTGAAATACACAAAAGGCCTGGATATGCCAGAAGCAACAAGAATCGGTATTGCAAATGGAGTTGCGGGAATGGTTTCCAATTTATTATCTTGTGTATACTTTGTTCCCTTGGATGTG GTTTGCCAGAGGTTAATGGTCCAAGGAGTTCCCGGAACTACAATTTGCAAGGGTCCATTTGATGTTGTACGCAAAGTGATAAGAGCTGAAGGATTTCGTGGCTTATACAGAGGTTTTGGACTAACAGCTACATACCAATCTCCTGCATCGGCTCTTTGGTGGGGTTCCTATGGTTCAGCCCAACACATGATCTGGAG GAGCCTGGGCTACACTGATGATATGGAAAAGAAACCATCACATGTAGAATTGGTTAGTGTTCAAGCTACAGCTGGCATGGTTGCTGGTGCTTGTTCTTCATTGATTACTACTCCTATAGATACTGTCAAGACGAGACTACAG GTAATTGATAATTATGGTGTAGGAAGACCTTCGATAATGAAGACTGCAAGGGCCCTTCTTAAAGAGGATGGATGGATAGGCTTCTACCGAGGATTTGGCCCTCGGTTCCTCAACATGTCTTTCTACGGAACGACAATGATTGTGACCTACGAGCTCATAA AGAGATTGTCAGTGAAGCAAGATTGA
- the LOC121770933 gene encoding solute carrier family 25 member 44-like isoform X1: protein MAMEAADAATPPQLALADTDVNWDRLDKTRFHVIGAILFTMQSALIHPTAVVKTRMQVAGSDISRMNGLSVFRHIIRSDGIPGIFRGFATSAIGSLPGRVLALTSLEMSKDMTLKYTKGLDMPEATRIGIANGVAGMVSNLLSCVYFVPLDVVCQRLMVQGVPGTTICKGPFDVVRKVIRAEGFRGLYRGFGLTATYQSPASALWWGSYGSAQHMIWRSLGYTDDMEKKPSHVELVSVQATAGMVAGACSSLITTPIDTVKTRLQVIDNYGVGRPSIMKTARALLKEDGWIGFYRGFGPRFLNMSFYGTTMIVTYELIKRLSVKQD, encoded by the exons ATGGCCATGGAAGCCGCAGACGCCGCCACCCCTCCCCAATTGGCTCTCGCCGACACCGACGTCAACTGGGATAG GCTGGATAAGACGAGGTTTCATGTGATTGGGGCTATTCTGTTCACAATGCAGTCGGCTTTAATACACCCTACCGCGGTTGTGAAGACAAGAATGCAAGTAGCTGGATCAGACATATCTAGGATGAATGGACTATCTGTTTTCAGGCACATTATCAGGAGTGATGGCATTCCTGGTATTTTCAGAGGCTTTGCCACATCGGCCATTGGATCATTGCCAGGTCGAGTGCTGGCTTTAACTTCGCTCGAAATGTCAAAGGATATGACCCTGAAATACACAAAAGGCCTGGATATGCCAGAAGCAACAAGAATCGGTATTGCAAATGGAGTTGCGGGAATGGTTTCCAATTTATTATCTTGTGTATACTTTGTTCCCTTGGATGTG GTTTGCCAGAGGTTAATGGTCCAAGGAGTTCCCGGAACTACAATTTGCAAGGGTCCATTTGATGTTGTACGCAAAGTGATAAGAGCTGAAGGATTTCGTGGCTTATACAGAGGTTTTGGACTAACAGCTACATACCAATCTCCTGCATCGGCTCTTTGGTGGGGTTCCTATGGTTCAGCCCAACACATGATCTGGAG GAGCCTGGGCTACACTGATGATATGGAAAAGAAACCATCACATGTAGAATTGGTTAGTGTTCAAGCTACAGCTGGCATGGTTGCTGGTGCTTGTTCTTCATTGATTACTACTCCTATAGATACTGTCAAGACGAGACTACAG GTAATTGATAATTATGGTGTAGGAAGACCTTCGATAATGAAGACTGCAAGGGCCCTTCTTAAAGAGGATGGATGGATAGGCTTCTACCGAGGATTTGGCCCTCGGTTCCTCAACATGTCTTTCTACGGAACGACAATGATTGTGACCTACGAGCTCATAA AGAGATTGTCAGTGAAGCAAGATTGA
- the LOC121770933 gene encoding solute carrier family 25 member 44-like isoform X2 yields the protein MAMEAADAATPPQLALADTDVNWDRLDKTRFHVIGAILFTMQSALIHPTAVVKTRMQVAGSDISRMNGLSVFRHIIRSDGIPGIFRGFATSAIGSLPGRVLALTSLEMSKDMTLKYTKGLDMPEATRIGIANGVAGMVSNLLSCVYFVPLDVVCQRLMVQGVPGTTICKGPFDVVRKVIRAEGFRGLYRGFGLTATYQSPASALWWGSYGSAQHMIWRSLGYTDDMEKKPSHVELVSVQATAGMVAGACSSLITTPIDTVKTRLQTFDNEDCKGPS from the exons ATGGCCATGGAAGCCGCAGACGCCGCCACCCCTCCCCAATTGGCTCTCGCCGACACCGACGTCAACTGGGATAG GCTGGATAAGACGAGGTTTCATGTGATTGGGGCTATTCTGTTCACAATGCAGTCGGCTTTAATACACCCTACCGCGGTTGTGAAGACAAGAATGCAAGTAGCTGGATCAGACATATCTAGGATGAATGGACTATCTGTTTTCAGGCACATTATCAGGAGTGATGGCATTCCTGGTATTTTCAGAGGCTTTGCCACATCGGCCATTGGATCATTGCCAGGTCGAGTGCTGGCTTTAACTTCGCTCGAAATGTCAAAGGATATGACCCTGAAATACACAAAAGGCCTGGATATGCCAGAAGCAACAAGAATCGGTATTGCAAATGGAGTTGCGGGAATGGTTTCCAATTTATTATCTTGTGTATACTTTGTTCCCTTGGATGTG GTTTGCCAGAGGTTAATGGTCCAAGGAGTTCCCGGAACTACAATTTGCAAGGGTCCATTTGATGTTGTACGCAAAGTGATAAGAGCTGAAGGATTTCGTGGCTTATACAGAGGTTTTGGACTAACAGCTACATACCAATCTCCTGCATCGGCTCTTTGGTGGGGTTCCTATGGTTCAGCCCAACACATGATCTGGAG GAGCCTGGGCTACACTGATGATATGGAAAAGAAACCATCACATGTAGAATTGGTTAGTGTTCAAGCTACAGCTGGCATGGTTGCTGGTGCTTGTTCTTCATTGATTACTACTCCTATAGATACTGTCAAGACGAGACTACAG ACCTTCGATAATGAAGACTGCAAGGGCCCTTCTTAA
- the LOC121770935 gene encoding uncharacterized protein LOC121770935: MLVRATTALIIILANFSTSSASLCRTFCNNIPIRHPFGIDEGCGAAPFHRMLNCSTAAGLFFLTPSGSYKVQSIDYGKKTVVLYDPSMSTCSILQPHRDFLITDIQSATIPPSPDTLFLLLNCSADSPLLNRYRYLCASNFSGHSCDELYATCTSFKLFHMLSNSTASPPCCFTTYDTLRYMSMNILDCSHYTSVYNVDELKGVGPLDWLYGIKLSYSLPDLGCDRCSKSGGVCGFDVDTQGFTCICSFNTNATRDCGGLYVNRGGKSNGTPSVVGVVVLICRAIFLSLPTL; this comes from the exons ATGTTGGTTCGAGCAACAACAGCCTTGATCATCATACTCGCAAACTTCTCCACCTCCTCCGCCTCCCTCTGCCGCACCTTCTGCAACAACATCCCCATCCGCCACCCCTTCGGCATCGACGAAGGCTGCGGCGCCGCCCCCTTCCACCGCATGCTGAACTGCTCCACCGCCGCCGGCCTCTTCTTCCTGACCCCCTCCGGGTCCTACAAGGTCCAGAGCATCGACTACGGCAAGAAAACGGTGGTGCTCTACGACCCATCCATGTCGACGTGCTCCATCCTGCAGCCCCACCGCGACTTCCTCATCACCGACATCCAGTCCGCCACCATCCCCCCCTCCCCCGACACGCTATTCCTCCTCCTCAACTGCTCCGCCGACTCCCCGCTCCTCAACCGCTACCGCTACCTCTGCGCCTCCAACTTCTCCGGCCACTCCTGCGACGAGCTCTACGCCACCTGCACCTCCTTCAAGCTCTTCCACATGCTTTCCAACTCCACCGCCTCGCCCCCGTGCTGCTTCACCACCTACGACACCCTCAG gTATATGAGCATGAACATATTGGACTGCTCGCATTACACGAGTGTGTACAATGTGGATGAGTTGAAGGGGGTGGGGCCCCTGGACTGGCTTTACGGGATCAAGCTGTCGTATAGCTTGCCTGATTTGGGGTGCGACCGTTGCTCTAAATCCGGGGGAGTTTGTGGCTTTGATGTTGACACTCAAGGCTTCACTTGCATTTGCTCTTTCAACACTAATGCTACAAGAGACTGCG GGGGTTTATATGTAAACAG